CGTTCGAAGGCTTCCACCGCTTCGGTGAAGGCCAGGCCCTGGCTGCCGCTGCTGGCGCCGCTTTTCTTGAACGCCGGCAGGCCGAGGGCGAAGCGTTCGGCGACGTTGCGCAGCTCACGCACGTTGCCCGGCCAGTCGTGGCTCATCAGGCTCGACAGGGTCTGGTTGTCCAGCTCCGGCACACTGCGGTCGAAACGCAGCGACGACTGCTGCAGGAAATGTTCGAACAGTTGCAGGATGTCTTCACGGCGCTCGCGCAGCGGCGGCAGTTCCAGGGTCACTACGTTGAGGCGGTAGTACAAGTCGCTGCGGAACTGGTTGGCACGGCTCAGTTCGTCGAGGTCGGACTTGGTGGCGGCGATCACCCGGCAATCCACCGCCACGCTCTGGTTCGAACCCAGGCGCTCCAGGGTGCGCTCCTGCAACACCCGCAGCAGTTTGATCTGCAGGTTGATCGGCATGCTTTCCACTTCATCGAGGAACAACGTGCCTTCGTGGGCGTGTTCGATCTTGCCGATGCGGCGCTTGCCGGCGCCGGTGAAGGCGTTGGCTTCGTGGCCGAAAATCTCGCTTTCGAACAGGTTCTCCGGCAGGCCGCCGCAGTTCAGGGCGACGAACTGGTGGGCGTGACGCCGGCTGA
The genomic region above belongs to Pseudomonas azotoformans and contains:
- a CDS encoding sigma-54-dependent transcriptional regulator, which gives rise to MLGCQQALALEDIPSVGVGSAEEALKRIGENFAGIVISDIRLPGIDGLELLTRLKALDKSLPVVLITGHGDISMAVGAMRNGAYDFMEKPFSPERLVDVARRALEQRGLAREVWSLRRQLAERDSLEGRIIGRSPAMQNLRELIANVADTSANVLIEGETGTGKELVARCLHDFSRRHAHQFVALNCGGLPENLFESEIFGHEANAFTGAGKRRIGKIEHAHEGTLFLDEVESMPINLQIKLLRVLQERTLERLGSNQSVAVDCRVIAATKSDLDELSRANQFRSDLYYRLNVVTLELPPLRERREDILQLFEHFLQQSSLRFDRSVPELDNQTLSSLMSHDWPGNVRELRNVAERFALGLPAFKKSGASSGSQGLAFTEAVEAFERNLLNDALQRSGGNLTQASQELGMAKTTLFDKVKKYGLSH